The Labrus bergylta chromosome 14, fLabBer1.1, whole genome shotgun sequence region CaacatgtgtttaaatgttgacaTCTTTAATCATGAGCTGCTTGGTTCTCAACCAGTAGGCCTATGCCTCCGTTATGTTTCTCCCTTGCAGCCCGACAGTCCCACTCTGTTTGGGAATGCTGCGGTAATGCTGCATCCACGTACAGTCGGAAATTCAACTTATTTTCATTGAATCTGCAAGAACGGTCAGAAATAGCCCTAAGGAAAATACAAATTCAGGTTGTTTTTGATGAGTCACCTCAACGACTTTTGTTGCGCAGGCTATCATTTGTTTTAAGCCTGTTAATGCCATAATGTTCGCATTGTTCCTTGTCGTCTTCCGggctttaaatgaaaacaaggtAGTGAACGTGTAGTTTGCAGGGGCAGATATGTGACATTATAGTCTAACTAACGGAACATTTTTCACGAGACAATAAAACACGAGAAAGCGTCAAATTACAGCGTCAACCGTGACAAAGTCTACGTAACAAACAGGGATACAGTTTCACTCTTCACAGGATTCATTTATTTAGCCTGTTGAACAATAAAGAGTAGATGGGCATATTATGTAGCCTACACAAATGGACAAGAAACGTATAAGGTAGCCTAGCCTACAGTAGGGTATGTGCTAGTCCAATGAAAAGATGTTTAAACGCCTAGTTTGCTTGGTTTATTGTGCTTTAACTTCCGCGCAGAAGCACTTCAAAGCATTGTGGCGTAAACAAGTCGTGTAGCGTAATTTCGGAGCTTACAGTAGTGCCCTGAACGCACCGCGAGCCAGCCCCTGCGAGCAGCAGTCAGTTACATGTTTACTTGCTTTGTCAGCGGTGTCCCCGCAGCACATATCTCATGCTCCTCACCTGCTGCAGATCAGAACCTTGGACTCTTATCTCACCTTATCAGCTGTTTCCAGCGTTTTGTGACCAGCCCTCTTGCGGACCTTGAGCGGGGGCACGTCGGGttcacagggtttttttttttcttcttcttcttctatagCCAACAGGGAAAGATGACGTTAAAATCCAATAAAAACGAACCCGCTGTCATACTGGAGCCTGTGAACAGCGTCCGGACAGCCCTCTCCGACCTGTACCTGGAGCAGCTCctccaaaacaaaccaaagtcTGACAAGGTAGGGTGTCGTTATTTAACCTTATTTTGTGTATGCTCCCCCAGGTGTCGGTGTTCACGTTTGCTTCCGGGAAGCAGCAGCACATGACCCGTGTGTTTATTCCTCGACTGGGTCTCTAAAAATAGACCGTCGTTATGTTATGTACAGCAACTGAGTGTGTGGGTCTGTTTAAACAAAAGAACTACAGCCTGCATGTGGAAGTTTCCTTACACAAAATCAACAGGGCTGTGTAAGTAACCACTGCAATGTCCAGGACTTGCTCGGTCAGCTTTTGTTGGGACTCTGTAGACATTGCATTGACAATTTCACTTCTGCATTTCCCACAAAACGAGGCTACTCATGGAAATCACTTGACAAAGTGGGGAAACGCGTCAGAGGATCTATATTTGTAGCTGTGACCCTGATCATAAGACAGAGCCTGATGTAAACCTGTTATAAATCCCAAAGACATTGTAATACACGAATCCCACGAATAGAAATGTGAACATGTTCAAATGTGGCAGTGAAAGCGACCCTAAAGTAACTTCAGTAAGCCTGTTTTATGGGACAATGTTCTCAGTTAATGATAGTCCATTTGTGTAAAGTTGCCTCAGGGCCATACTGGACTCCTGCTGAAGAATTAATGTCACCTGACAATGTTGTTTACTTCCATCACTGTACCAGACCGTTCTTTAAGATGTAAACACGTCTTTAAGCCCTGATTATATCCTGAAACCACCGACTGCAGGCTAAACCTTATAAGTGGGACCACAGAGgagttttaaaactttaaacccCTGCTCTAACTCTAGGCATTATATTTGGCAGGCATTAGTATCCAGGGAGCTCTTTGTTCTGAACTTCTTCTCTGAATCTGAAAAGTCAGCACTGAGCCACAGTGAAGGGAGGAAACTCCTCTCCTGACATCAGCTGTTTACGGTTCAATAGCCTTGAGCTACAATCTCGATAGtgtgttcttcttctactcaatgcttttttttctctttcttttttttttcaaatcagtgACTTTAAGTGAGGTCACATGGTCCATTATCTCAAACAGCAGATGCGTGTTACTGTTATGTCTTGGTTCATTATGATAGTACATTTTACATAAAGAAAGGTTgattttgtggattttttatttatcttgtgtttttgcacCTCaggcttctttttctgcttcacaCTGAGGACACACTTCAAACTCACTGTGCACTGGCCCTTTAGACAGCCACTCATGCATTCAAACTCAAGTAAAACTACAGAGGTCTTTGTTCAGAGACTTTCACCCTAAACTTGCTCTTTAAGTCGTTTTGTGAAGACTCAAACAAGTTTCGACAAGTCTGACGAGGCCCCGACATACATGGAAGACTAACTAtttaatgcctttttttttttttttttttttttttttttttttaaaacccctCCAGATATTTTTGTATGATCCAAAATCTGTGCATCTGTGATCATTCGAGTTTGCCAGACAGGCCTCTGAAGCATTgtgcttgtttctttttaaaaagacagagggTCATTAAGGTCAGATATCGATCTGCTGCTGCGTTCCTTCAATAGATCCACCTCTAAATacaaggggaggggggagagagagagagagagagagagagagagagagagagagagagagagagagagagagagagagagagagagagagagagagagagagagagactgaattATTAATGTTTTATGAAAGGCTGCTTATCTGTCGAGAAAGTGTAGATAATGAAGAGCCagatttaaatgtaatgtaatcaGTATAGAACAATAAGTATTGACTTTAAATGTCCCCCCCCATTATACTGTCTTTAATCTACTCAATCGAAGCCAAACCTCATGTGTACACATGACGTGGTAAGATCCAGAACAGGAAGCTCTCTGCTCTTTCCTTTCTTCACCCCAGTGTTTGTTTATCCTGTTGCTTCTTCCACACCCAAAACTGGCATTCACGTTTGTCAGAGGGGCTTCCTGACCCCACAGCGACAGCAACACGTGTCGACTGTTAGCCGTGATTGGAAGTCATTGTGTCCGGCCAGATGATTACCTATTTAatcatcatgtgtttttatgtctttatgacACTGTGAGAGTTGGTGGAGCTCTTTCTTGAAATCATGATGAAACATTTAAGTCATTGCTGTTGATTGCTAATTAATCTAATCTTGTGTTTTTAGCATTAAGTGGTAGGGATGACATCATCTGTTAGCAGATTAAGGGAGGGAATTAGTCCTTTGTTTCAGCAGGTTTGTGCGAAAACAGATTATTAAGGTGTGATTGTTTGACCCTTAGCCATTAGCTGCTCTAATAAGGAAAATATAATACTGTCGCTGCATTTAATGGGCACCACAAATAGTCCCTCTAACTGAAGAAAACCACATGAATGCCATTAAAAGAGCAACTTCTGGTCCTTTTCTGCACTGTCATTAAGTTAGTAATAAGACCACcacacattcacaaaatgaATTTCCTGTTGCCTGCAGAGCACCTCCAATATATGAAATGTTTGCTCCAGGAACAAGCAAATAACAAGTCGTGACACCCTTTGGATTTTTTCTAGAGATAGAAATCAGTGTTTGGGTGTTTCAGCTATGgatatgtgtttgtttggtgaTTGTATCTGCAGCGAGAAAAACTGCAGTACAGATTCTTCTCCTGAGAGGATGTAATTTCATCTGTTGTCTGTGCATGGGACAGCATCCAAGTCCTCTCCCTCCTGGTACTGTGCAGTCCTGACATGGAACAGCACAGAGCTGGTAAATAACTATCAGgttgctgcacacacacaaaaaaaaaaaaaaaaaaagacatacaaaCTGCAGTCTGTTATCGTTTGACTCTTTTGAAATCCCTGCCCTTGTTCCACATCAAATCACAGTCagcacatatttttttaaacaggagtTTCAGTCGtaaaggacgaggaagagggcCATAAGGATATTTATTGGTTTATTgtagtgctgattctgaaggaTAGATAatactttaatttattttttgctgatgTTTCAGAAAGTTTTTTGCTGATGCAGCTGAAGTGACCAATCCTTAAACCATATAATATTGTGAATACATTGTTGTATATTAGACATGTGAGCCATACACAGAATACCAAGTTACTGCTAAGGAATCACAACTCATTACATTCTCGTTATCTTATCTTCAACCTAATACATTCCCGTATTACATTAACAGCATTGCCCTTCGTTAGTCGGAGGAGCTCTTTCTCATGCTGCTTTAAAAAGGTGCATTTCTTCTCTGAGAACAGAGACATCCTCGTTTACTATAGACTTGTTGAAATGTTCTGGAGGTTTGGGGTTTTTCTGCTTTCACACCACTCCTTGAGTTAATAACAGCAGCATAGATCGTGTCTCCGGGGTCTTTGAAAGTGAATTCAAACCCTTCACTTTAGATCGTGCTGGAGGATTTAGCGTTCCTTACATTGATGTTCGTCGGTGATGACCACCTGATGACACTGGTGGTCTCCATGACCACATGAACCTGGTGGACCAGATCACAGGACGGGGTTAATGAGGTGTTCTAACGCCGGGTTAATTTTCAACCTCGAACATATGTTGAAACTGCAAATGAAACATAGCTGTTAGCACacattagcaaaaaaaaaaaaaaaaaagctttcagtgCGGTTATTGGAAAGTGAAATGATCTGAGCTGTCTGACTCTAAAATCTTCAAGAAGATGAGGTGAATTATTTGCTTAAAGATAGATTAAAATTTTATTCCttgagagaaaagagaacaaaCTATACATTTTATCCAAACTTTACCctccccttctttttcttttttacagacGACTATGCAAACCTATGAGAACAAAGGAGCAGACGTCTACACCAACGGCAGTACCAAACACATGAACAGCGCAGAGCTGACCAAGATGAAAGAAGTAGAATTTGAAAAGAGTCCCTCCGAGCCAATGGTATATACGAAATGATCTGCCTCCACTCTAACACCATGTGTGTCATACATGCGATGTGTGTGGCTGACTCTTCATCATtgactctgtgtttttatgtaggGGGTTACTCTGAAGCTGAACGACAAACAAAGGTGCACAGTGGCCAGAATATTGCACGGGGGAATGATCCATAGACAAGGTGAGTCATCACATATTGATTAGATTCCTGTGTTAGTGGGCAGAGTTCTGACccgctgtgtgtgcgtgcgtgcgcgtgcgtgcgtgcgtgtgtgtgtgtgtgtgtgtgtgtaagttctTGACCTAACAGGTCAATAGTTTGATCCAGTCATGGCAGGTCTGTTTTAGCATTATTAGCATTAGCACACTTGTGTACTGGAGCGGGTCATGACCTTGATAACTGAGAAAGCCATAAATAAGATGATCTATAAACTTTGAGTGAGATATTAAGGTGAACATATTTCAAACATATTGGACTTGAATGGTTTAGGTGATttcatgatgtcattttttgtaATTCTATGGAgaccaaaaaaacaatttctactgcagtttttgcctttttcaCTCATAGTTCTCTTAAATTTCACAGGAATAAAAGTCTTGGATTTGTTTCCAGGAGGACACATAATACTCAAGTAgctttttttcaaagtgtgttttatttattacactTCTCCTGGACTCTTCTTCCCTCCAGGGTCCTTACATGAAGGGGATGAAATAGCAGAAATCAATGGGAAAAGTGTGACAAACCAAACTGTAGATCAGCTACAAAAGATCCTGGTAAGTTGTTTAGAGTGAACTATTTGGCACAAATCTTTGCGTAATGATCGGTGTATAAAAAAAGGGAAGTAATCCTGTGTCATCTCTTTTTACAGAAAGAAACTAATGGAGTCGTGACGATGAAGATCATTCCCAACCTGCAGAGTCGATCTCGAGCTTGTGAAGTAATAACACGACCAGCAGCATTATGCTCTCAGCTTTGGTGTTGTGGTGTTTTGTACTTCAGTTGTGAATGCATTTTGTGCCCCATTTGTTCTCATTTACATGCATGAACCGAGAAAACTAGCCTAATTTctttccgttttttttttttttttcctccataaCTTCCTTATTTGAAAGCGTTTTGTTCTTTATTAGGTGAATCTTCTGTTAGTCAATGAACATACCAGGTGAATATGAAAATAGTTTAAGTTTAAAGATGATTTACTTTCATTAGTTTCTGCTAGTTTGACCTGAAACACTTTGTTAGTGTGTTTCATTCTGCCATCTGCTGGCCACAACTCATCACATGCTCTCCGGCAGCCAATCACATCCTCCTGTACCGTGAAAATGGCTGCCTGCAGGATGTGTGCTATCGATTTTACAACCTATATGAAGAAGTCTTAATGAAATGGCCACCAAGAAATTAATAAACCACAGTATGTGATGttgcttttaaaagtttttattattGAATTAGGTTCATGCTGTGGTCAGTGATGGCAGTCTTTAAAAAGCTTGTAGTCCAATAGTATGTAGACTTACTTCAAATGTTCTTCTTCATTTTGGGTGACCCAGACCGCTCCTGTATTCCCACTGATCGTACTGATCGTCatcagtgggtgtgtttttaTCCTTTTATGTGTAGAGAAACTGCTGGAGCGACTTTGGGAAACCACAAATATCCATGAGCTCTACTAACAATAGTTATAATTCATGGTACCGGGGATTTACCTGTTACCTGCTGTGATCTTTGACAGCTTAGGTTGGCACATAAACTTTGctctaaagaaaagaagaagaagaagaggtgtACAAAAACTGTAGTTTTTGTTTCTACTTGGTGGATCTTAACAGGACTCCTTTATCCAGGACTCTGTTATTTAACAGAGGTCAAACTTGTTTTGGGttgaaaaaaaagcttcagttTACCGTCCTATCTGTACATCAGCAGCAGTCAGAATTGATAAATCAGAGTTGAGCAGTCAAAGATCACATCATGAGCTTCTGAATTCTTTTTAAGGGTGAATTTTCTAAAtaacattttcagaataaaataatattcatGTTCGAAAGTTCTACTATGAGTATTCATGGTGAGAATGCTATTCAGACAAACACCCTTGTCTTTAAGCTCTAACTCTACCTTTACATGTCAGTGTCTTGTTGTAGCTCAGAGGAATGGAATAAGTTCAAAGGTGAACCGAAACATTCATGTGTAAAGTCTATCAGCTTTAATAAATACAGAGTATTTACCAGAGACTGATGGGATGGATATGATAGGACAGACTTCCCAGTTTGACGAACACTATCTACAGAACAATTGTTGTATTCAAGGATACAGTTATACTTTTTGTGATTCTGATCTACAGATGTTCATGAGGGCCCAGTTTGACTATGACCCCACCAAGGATGACCTTATCCCGTGCAAAGAAGCAGGTCTGAAGTTTCAAACCGGCGACATCATTCAGATCATCAACAAGCAGGACCCAAACTGGTGGCAGGGCCGAGTGGAGAGCGGTGCTGCAGACTTTGCTGGACTGATCCCCTCCCCAGAGCTGCAGGAATGGTAAACAGATCTCTCATACATGTCAAACTGACATGACAAAAACTGACAAAATGTCCTTCGGCTCAGATACCAAAACTAATTTAATCCCCAATCTCCTCTCCCTTGGCAGGAGGGTGGCAAGTAAAAGCAAGGCCAGAGAGGGCAGCCAGTCCTGCAGCCCgtttggaaagaaaaagaagtgcaAAGACAAGTACCTGGCTAAACACAGCTCCAGTAAGAAACTCTTTTTACTCACTTTTCCGTCATGGTTTCTTctcaattttgtttttgtctaaagcattttaatgtattttttgcagtttttgacCAGCTGGATGTCATTTCTTATGAGGAGGTTGTTCAGCTCCCTGCTTTTAACAGGAAAACACTGGTGCTTATCGGTAAGTGTCCTATAACGGTTTATAATTTCTTAGGGATATCAAGTCTTTAaagtagggcccgaccgatatgagattttgGGGGTCGATAccgaaaaaaatctgatactgatTTATAGGCCGAAATCTTTCATAgatctatgttcaatctgtagagatagattgATATAGATCCAgacatttattgcgttgatccctaaaatgcagttatcaacacttgttgaaaagataaaagatatacaataaagacaagatggtcagtcaactggaaagtaactgcacatcACTGCTttacactctggagagtgataaagcttgttgtaatccataaagCACACTCTGCTAGTTTAATATAATGACACTCAAATAAAATGCtattgactggtgaataaattaAGTAATATTGGCGCATATtttctgatgtacgtcgctttggataaaagcgtctgctgagtgaattgtaacaagcatatctgcaataaaatccGCTGATATCGATAGTCACTTGAAATGATAATATCTGCCGATATTATCGGTTGGCAGATTCATCGGTCGTGCTCTACTTTAAAGTTACAGTACAACATTATTCACACTTAGAAATGATCTGAATGTTGTCAAAATTAGAGGAATCTGATAGAACTTTCTTTTTATAATAGATATTTATAAGTAAATGctaattttttttaccagatttATTTCAATGAACTCGGAGATCCCTTTTAAAAGGGAGAGCTGGAAAGAGTAATATATTTTGAGTCACATGCTTTTGTGTAATtgttacacatttacacaaatttGAACAACTATAATAGCAGTAGCAACATTTAAATAGGTTAGTTTTTTGAGAAACAATGtcctttaaaattaaaaatgaatctcTTTCTAGGTGCACCAGGTGTAGGAAGGAGCCATATTAAGAATGCACTGCTGACCAAATACCCAGAGAAGTTTTCCTACCCTGCCCCGCGTAAGTAGATAACACGTAACTTTTTCTCTCACGAGAACAGCTTAGTTTGAGGAAGTGTCGTAAAGCTGAGTATCTCAACTACGTCCATGCAGACACCACCCGACCGCAGCGCAAGGACGAGGAGAACGGACAGGAGTATTATTTCATCTCCAATGACGCCATGACCAAGTGCATCTCCGGAAACGAGCTGCTGGAGTACGGCAGCTTCCAGGGAAACATGTTTGGAACCAAAATCGAGACCATCGAGAAGATCCAAGAGCAGGGCAAAATCGCTGTGCTGGACATAGAACCACAGGTTAGTTTTACAAAGGTTGTTCTGGAGACGAAAGATTCAAGGAAAGGCTGTGATTGGAGGAGATTGGGCTATTGTCTCAAACTTACCGAGTCAATTTGTCAAGTCAACTGGTGACTTTTAATGGCTCTTTGAGTTGATTGAAAGTATAAAACTAGTGCTAAGCTACCCAGTAGTTGGAAAtacaacttcctgtttcatcgTCTGCACTCATTAGCCTTACCTCATGACAAAAAATACAACTCAACGTTTACTGTGTCATTTTAACAACATTCGACTGCTGTTGTTTGTTGGTTAAGAAGAGTGAAACGTTGGAGTTTATTATTGTATGTCATTCTCCTGGGTTAAGTAAAAGGAGTATTCTCCTACTTTGAACTGCTCCTGATTGAAACGGTCTGAGTATAGATTGCATGCAGTGAAACaagaaataatgaaatgaactattttgttattatttaagAATTTCAGGTGCATTTCATAGGTAAAGGTGGCATGGTATTTTTTCTCCCTATAGAAGAAGCACCCTTGTAATTAATCAGCATAACAAAAAATTGTTTCTCCTTCTTTGACGCAGACCTTGAAAGTCTTGCGGACTGCTGACTTTGCACCTCTTGTCGTGTTCATCGCACCGACCACTACAGCTGCCCAGGTACTAGAAAACTTCTCTGGGTTTGattcatttctttaaatctCCAGTTGGAGACAACAGCTAACCCTCTGTGTCTTGCACTCTTAGACAGAAAACCTTATGATGATCCAGAAAGAGTCGGAAGCCATCGCGGCCACATACAGACATTTCTTCGACGTGATTCTCGTCAACAACGACGTGGACGAGAGTGTGAAAGGCGTGGAGGAGGCCATGGAGCAGGCCACCTCCACCCCACAGTGGGTGCCTGTGTCGTGGGTGTACTGACAGATGTCAGCGTAACACCTTTTAGTAAATGAAAAGCAGTGCAATATCACTCCTTAACATGAGTTTGTCCCAGGTGCGTGTGGATTTACTTTTGGTTCGTGTTTAATCGTCACAGACCATTTTTTTGCACCaatgaatacaaaaaataaaaataaaaagcaatattTAGAAAGATTTATTAAGAAGCGGAGAGCCTCACAGGGAATGTTTAGTTTGGATGTTTTTGCTTCAGCTCTTTGAGTGGCTAAGGGATCGTTTTGGTGCGGCACGTGCTTGTGATTGTTGGAATGTGAGTAAATGCAAAATAGGACCACAACTGTGAATGAAATCCTTACTTTGAAGTGTCCGGATTTTACCATTAAACCATGATTTCTGGATTCatcgtcttttctttttctgtttttgcttgACTGTGCCATGAAATTGAGATTTTTTTGAAACTGTGCGTACATAAAGTGTAACTCCATTCAACAATAACACTGTCTACACAAAATCATTAGTGAGCCATTGACAACCTCACGTCTCCTCTCATCACACTGTATACCTCATGGGGTACTGTAAAGGCActtttaacagaaataaatttCCCAACTCTGTTTCGACTGCTTCTTTGACTGTGCATGCATGTTCTGCTCCAGAGCCCTCACGGCAAATATGACAGCATATATGTTATATAATcccaagttaaaaaaaacctcatcaaCCAGATCCATGTGACAGGGAAACACATGGGGATATCATTATAGAGCAAATCCAATACACttaactgaaaaaagaaaaagtccatAGGTTgacattttatatttgttttgagTCAAATCTTCCCAGTTCTTCTGTTGTAGACTTTATCTTCTGTTGCTGTCTGTGGTTCAGCATGTCTGAGTAGAATTGTCTTCACTTC contains the following coding sequences:
- the mpp1 gene encoding 55 kDa erythrocyte membrane protein translates to MTLKSNKNEPAVILEPVNSVRTALSDLYLEQLLQNKPKSDKTTMQTYENKGADVYTNGSTKHMNSAELTKMKEVEFEKSPSEPMGVTLKLNDKQRCTVARILHGGMIHRQGSLHEGDEIAEINGKSVTNQTVDQLQKILKETNGVVTMKIIPNLQSRSRACEMFMRAQFDYDPTKDDLIPCKEAGLKFQTGDIIQIINKQDPNWWQGRVESGAADFAGLIPSPELQEWRVASKSKAREGSQSCSPFGKKKKCKDKYLAKHSSIFDQLDVISYEEVVQLPAFNRKTLVLIGAPGVGRSHIKNALLTKYPEKFSYPAPHTTRPQRKDEENGQEYYFISNDAMTKCISGNELLEYGSFQGNMFGTKIETIEKIQEQGKIAVLDIEPQTLKVLRTADFAPLVVFIAPTTTAAQTENLMMIQKESEAIAATYRHFFDVILVNNDVDESVKGVEEAMEQATSTPQWVPVSWVY